A window from Citrus sinensis cultivar Valencia sweet orange chromosome 5, DVS_A1.0, whole genome shotgun sequence encodes these proteins:
- the LOC102611156 gene encoding loganic acid O-methyltransferase isoform X2: protein MGCANKDNLPKSYPMVGGDGTQSYAQNSSYQNIIEAVELKLIQLAEHQDPSALEFQVFFSDQYDNDFNTLFKTLPHSRRYFAAGVPGSFYGRLFPKSCLHFVHSCYALHWLSKVPEEIVDRNSPSWNSDSIHCTGSVKGVAEAYSARFRNDVEAFLNARTQEVVPGGLIVILILAVPDGIPFPKTAAGVLYDVFGSCLIDMAKMGLISEEKVYSFNLPIYHATPKELETLIQRNKYFSIERMEELNHPMRNTPFTAEDYTSNLRPVFEEIIKDHFGNEYVNQIFHNYTIKIAENLSIIEEKTNDIIDLFILLKRIISTD, encoded by the exons AATATCATTGAAGCTGTAGAACTAAAACTCATTCAACTTGCTGAGCACCAAGACCCTTCAGCCCTAGAATTTCAAGTGTTCTTCAGTGATCAATACGATAATGACTTTAACACACTCTTTAAAACCCTTCCTCATTCACGGAGATACTTTGCTGCCGGCGTGCCGGGTTCATTCTACGGCCGCTTGTTTCCAAAATCTTGTCTTCATTTTGTACACTCCTGCTACGCACTGCATTGGCTCTCCAAGGTTCCTGAAGAGATTGTGGATAGGAATTCCCCATCATGGAATAGTGACAGCATACACTGCACTGGGTCGGTAAAAGGAGTTGCCGAGGCTTATTCAGCTCGGTTCAGGAATGACGTCGAGGCCTTTTTGAATGCTAGAACACAAGAAGTTGTGCCTGGAGGATTGATTGTCATCCTGATATTAGCTGTGCCAGATGGGATCCCTTTTCCTAAGACAGCTGCTGGTGTTTTATACGATGTCTTTGGATCTTGCCTCATTGACATGGCCAAAATg GGATTAATTAGTGAAGAAAAAGTGTACTCATTCAACTTGCCCATATACCACGCAACCCCTAAGGAGTTGGAGACCCTTATACAGAGAAACAAATACTTCAGTATTGAGAGAATGGAAGAATTGAATCATCCCATGAGAAACACACCATTTACTGCTGAAGATTACACCTCAAATTTAAGGCCtgtttttgaagaaattatcaaGGACCATTTTGGGAATGAGTATGTAAACCagatatttcataattataccATAAAGATTGCTGAGAATCTCTCCATCATCGAGGAGAAAACAAATGATATTATTGACTTGTTCATCCTTCTCAAGAGAATCATATCAACTGACTAG
- the LOC102611156 gene encoding loganic acid O-methyltransferase isoform X1, whose product MGCANKDNLPKSYPMVGGDGTQSYAQNSSYQKGVMDAAKELIHEAITNKLELNIMGLSHTTGTFHVADLGCSSGPNTFSAMQNIIEAVELKLIQLAEHQDPSALEFQVFFSDQYDNDFNTLFKTLPHSRRYFAAGVPGSFYGRLFPKSCLHFVHSCYALHWLSKVPEEIVDRNSPSWNSDSIHCTGSVKGVAEAYSARFRNDVEAFLNARTQEVVPGGLIVILILAVPDGIPFPKTAAGVLYDVFGSCLIDMAKMGLISEEKVYSFNLPIYHATPKELETLIQRNKYFSIERMEELNHPMRNTPFTAEDYTSNLRPVFEEIIKDHFGNEYVNQIFHNYTIKIAENLSIIEEKTNDIIDLFILLKRIISTD is encoded by the exons AAAGGAGTAATGGATGCTGCAAAGGAACTGATCCATGAGGCCATAACTAACAAGCTTGAGCTGAATATCATGGGATTATCTCATACAACCGGCACATTTCATGTAGCAGATTTGGGCTGTTCCAGTGGACCTAACACCTTCTCTGCCATGCAGAATATCATTGAAGCTGTAGAACTAAAACTCATTCAACTTGCTGAGCACCAAGACCCTTCAGCCCTAGAATTTCAAGTGTTCTTCAGTGATCAATACGATAATGACTTTAACACACTCTTTAAAACCCTTCCTCATTCACGGAGATACTTTGCTGCCGGCGTGCCGGGTTCATTCTACGGCCGCTTGTTTCCAAAATCTTGTCTTCATTTTGTACACTCCTGCTACGCACTGCATTGGCTCTCCAAGGTTCCTGAAGAGATTGTGGATAGGAATTCCCCATCATGGAATAGTGACAGCATACACTGCACTGGGTCGGTAAAAGGAGTTGCCGAGGCTTATTCAGCTCGGTTCAGGAATGACGTCGAGGCCTTTTTGAATGCTAGAACACAAGAAGTTGTGCCTGGAGGATTGATTGTCATCCTGATATTAGCTGTGCCAGATGGGATCCCTTTTCCTAAGACAGCTGCTGGTGTTTTATACGATGTCTTTGGATCTTGCCTCATTGACATGGCCAAAATg GGATTAATTAGTGAAGAAAAAGTGTACTCATTCAACTTGCCCATATACCACGCAACCCCTAAGGAGTTGGAGACCCTTATACAGAGAAACAAATACTTCAGTATTGAGAGAATGGAAGAATTGAATCATCCCATGAGAAACACACCATTTACTGCTGAAGATTACACCTCAAATTTAAGGCCtgtttttgaagaaattatcaaGGACCATTTTGGGAATGAGTATGTAAACCagatatttcataattataccATAAAGATTGCTGAGAATCTCTCCATCATCGAGGAGAAAACAAATGATATTATTGACTTGTTCATCCTTCTCAAGAGAATCATATCAACTGACTAG